Proteins co-encoded in one Strix uralensis isolate ZFMK-TIS-50842 chromosome 2, bStrUra1, whole genome shotgun sequence genomic window:
- the TMEM50B gene encoding transmembrane protein 50B isoform X2, whose protein sequence is MAGFLDNFRWPECECIDWSERRNAIASIVAGILFFTGWWIMIDAAVVYPKPEQMNHAFHTCGVFSTLAFFMINAVSNAQVRGDSYSDGCLGRTGARVWLFIGFMLMFGSLIASMWILFGAYVTQNTNVYPGLAVFFQNALIFFSTLIYKFGRTEELWG, encoded by the exons ATGGCAGGATTCCTAGACAACTTCCGGTGGCCAGAATGTGAGTGTATTGACTGGAGCGAAAGAAGAAATGCCATCGCTTCAATCGTTGCGGGCATATTG tttttcaCAGGTTGGTGGATAATGATAGATGCTGCAGTAGTTTACCCTAAGCCAGAACAAATGAACCATGCGTTCCATACCTGTGGGGTGTTTTCAACACTAGCTTTTTTCAT GATAAATGCTGTATCAAATGCACAGGTGAGAGGAGACAGCTACAGTGATGGATGTTTAGGAAGAACAG GTGCTCGTGTCTGGCTCTTCATTGGCTTTATGTTGATGTTTGGTTCACTTATTGCTTCAATGTGGATTCTTTTTGGAGCATATGTTACACAGA ACACTAATGTTTACCCTGGATTAGCAGTGTTTTTCCAAAATGCGTTGATATTTTTCAG TACTCTGATCTACAAGTTTGGAAGAACAGAAGAGTTATGGGGATGA
- the DNAJC28 gene encoding dnaJ homolog subfamily C member 28, which translates to MLTNSIGRHLMVHQAMIPRKLKLFPCICGNRTLSGYKPKSSVKDSYKILELEEGCSLDDIRNSYRSLAKKYHPDSGSATADSEAFMKVEAAYRVVLSDVETKKKSNENNEEEEDQFKSKAPQHRHYLSFEGVGFGTPSQREKQYMQFRVDRATEQVLEYRKQRLENQYAVTDLMKAKDVRQSKKVKITQAVERLVEDLIQESMAKGDFDNLSGKGKPLQKFSDCPHIDPMTHNLNRILIDNGYQPEWILMQKEIRETIERLRRGLVASRSKLGGPMTPYRQKEWNHICEQFIEDIRKLNKRIDNFNLVVPILSRQMVHFSADKEIVRAQKTYEALMENREASNSDTKENEEENVKRFGWKSSLVKWLNLTLK; encoded by the coding sequence ATGCTGACTAACAGCATAGGGCGTCACTTAATGGTACATCAAGCAATGATTCCAAGAAAACTGAAGCTGTTTCCCTGCATTTGTGGCAACAGAACGTTGTCGGGTTACAAACCTAAAAGCAGTGTCAAGGACTCTTACAAAATTCTTGAGCTTGAGGAAGGATGTTCCCTTGATGATATCAGAAACTCGTATCGAAGTCTTGCCAAAAAATACCATCCAGACAGCGGTTCTGCCACAGCTGATTCCGAAGCATTTATGAAAGTAGAAGCAGCGTACAGAGTCGTGCTCAGTGATGTGGAGACCAAAAAGAAATCAAACGAGAAtaatgaagaggaggaagatcaGTTCAAATCAAAAGCACCACAGCATAGACACTACTTGAGTTTTGAAGGCGTTGGCTTTGGAACACCAAgccaaagagaaaagcaatacATGCAGTTTCGAGTAGACCGTGCTACCGAACAAGTGTTGGAGTACCGGAAGCAGAGACTTGAAAACCAGTATGCTGTGACTGACCTAATGAAAGCCAAAGACGTGAGGCAGAGCAAAAAGGTGAAAATAACTCAGGCAGTTGAACGGTTGGTTGAGGACCTCATCCAGGAATCGATGGCGAAAGGAGACTTCGACAACCTCAGCGGCAAAGGAAAACCTTTGCAGAAATTTTCAGACTGTCCACATATCGACCCTATGACTCACAACTTGAACAGGATTCTGATAGACAATGGATACCAGCCAGAGTGGATCCTGATGCAGAAAGAAATACGGGAAACTATTGAGCGGTTAAGGAGGGGTCTAGTGGCATCTCGAAGTAAGCTTGGAGGGCCAATGACACCCTATAGGCAAAAGGAGTGGAATCATATTTGTGAGCAATTTATAGAAGATATCaggaaattaaacaaaagaattGACAACTTCAATTTAGTTGTTCCTATTCTGAGCAGACAAATGGTGCACTTCAGTGCAGACAAAGAAATTGTTCGAGCACAAAAGACTTACGAAGCTTTGATGGAAAACAGAGAGGCTTCTAATTCAGacacaaaggaaaatgaagaggaaaatgttaAAAGGTTTGGGTGGAAGTCTTCTCTAGTTAAGTGGTTAAACCTTACACTGAAATAA